One segment of Neisseria mucosa DNA contains the following:
- a CDS encoding DUF3079 domain-containing protein — translation MAKKFPIFPKNPERICWGCDKYCKEDDLQCGNGCERIQHPIELDGRDWYKKGDWSNLLSEEQQIELGLKEAPKPAKPHIKLPLKNKTA, via the coding sequence ATGGCCAAGAAATTTCCCATTTTTCCGAAAAATCCCGAGCGTATCTGCTGGGGTTGCGACAAATACTGCAAAGAAGACGATTTGCAATGCGGCAACGGTTGCGAACGCATCCAACACCCCATCGAGTTGGACGGCCGCGACTGGTATAAAAAAGGCGACTGGAGCAATTTGTTGAGCGAAGAGCAGCAAATCGAACTTGGATTGAAAGAAGCGCCCAAGCCGGCTAAACCGCATATCAAACTGCCTTTGAAAAACAAAACGGCTTAA
- a CDS encoding RDD family protein, with protein sequence MSEINLSDLPRTEIVDVHIASPGARVAAYLLNNLFTFLIWLPFIVMVVFTLDESKELVSESSLFNTPEYFAITFFISLAVYLVFGIFQLYYMSRDGQSLGKKIMGIRVLKSDGNNPGFEGTVLIREVVWALAVGVVVTIVSLAISDTGGNLISLLIAFINFIMLFSVKRDRRTLYDMLADTVVVQLPPRR encoded by the coding sequence ATGAGCGAAATCAATTTGTCGGATTTGCCTCGAACAGAAATAGTAGATGTCCATATTGCTTCGCCGGGGGCGAGGGTTGCGGCATATTTGTTGAATAATCTGTTTACTTTTTTGATATGGTTGCCATTCATTGTGATGGTAGTTTTCACTTTAGATGAAAGCAAAGAATTAGTTTCGGAATCTTCTCTTTTTAATACCCCTGAATATTTTGCCATAACATTTTTTATTTCTTTGGCTGTTTATTTGGTTTTCGGTATCTTCCAACTGTATTACATGAGCCGGGACGGTCAGTCTTTAGGTAAAAAAATTATGGGCATACGCGTGTTAAAAAGTGACGGGAATAATCCAGGTTTTGAAGGAACGGTTTTAATCCGCGAAGTTGTTTGGGCGCTTGCTGTTGGTGTTGTGGTAACTATTGTATCGTTGGCAATAAGTGACACGGGTGGAAACCTGATTTCTCTGCTTATAGCCTTCATCAACTTCATCATGCTCTTCTCCGTCAAACGCGACCGCCGCACGCTCTACGATATGCTGGCCGATACGGTTGTCGTCCAACTGCCGCCGCGCCGATAA
- a CDS encoding BolA family protein: protein MLLPEQVKTLIEGVTPCEHVEVEGDGHHFFAVIVSSSFEGKARLARHRLIKDGLKPQLESNELHALSISVAATPAEWAAKQA from the coding sequence ATGCTTTTACCCGAACAAGTCAAAACCCTGATTGAAGGTGTTACCCCTTGCGAACACGTCGAAGTCGAAGGCGACGGCCATCACTTCTTCGCCGTCATCGTTTCCTCCTCATTTGAAGGCAAAGCCCGCCTCGCCCGCCACCGCCTGATTAAAGACGGCCTCAAGCCGCAACTTGAAAGCAACGAATTGCACGCGCTGTCGATTTCCGTTGCCGCCACTCCGGCCGAATGGGCTGCCAAACAGGCTTAA
- a CDS encoding methyltransferase domain-containing protein: MTEQDKRWQIHRHLAQDTDERLQLVRNAPKRIMLIGADADISRSLLAARYPNAVFEEYDPNADFLKTAAAARKGGFWQKLTGKTIPQHCQALTVPLPEASTDMLWANLSLSRADDILPVLKNWATALKTDGLLFFTHFGRDSLSELTGRLNHEGIECEAPTLIDMHDLGDMLADNGFYDPVTDTAKLELSYKKAGTFWQDMETLGLWNALKFSNPQAAKECVDKIFANEGRLNITLETVYGHAVKKLVLPQGENVVQFFPKRQG, encoded by the coding sequence ATGACCGAACAAGACAAACGCTGGCAGATTCACCGCCATCTCGCCCAAGACACCGACGAGCGCCTGCAGCTGGTCCGCAATGCACCCAAACGCATCATGCTGATTGGTGCCGATGCCGATATCAGCCGCAGCCTGCTGGCCGCGCGTTATCCCAACGCCGTGTTTGAAGAATACGATCCGAATGCCGATTTTTTGAAAACCGCCGCCGCCGCGCGCAAAGGCGGTTTCTGGCAGAAGCTGACCGGCAAAACCATCCCGCAGCATTGCCAAGCCCTGACTGTGCCGTTGCCCGAGGCATCCACCGATATGTTGTGGGCCAACCTCAGCCTCAGCCGCGCCGACGATATTTTGCCGGTATTGAAAAACTGGGCTACCGCTTTGAAAACCGACGGATTATTGTTTTTCACGCACTTTGGCCGCGACAGCCTGAGCGAGCTGACAGGCCGTCTGAACCATGAAGGCATCGAATGCGAAGCGCCCACGCTGATTGATATGCACGACTTGGGCGATATGCTCGCCGACAACGGCTTTTACGATCCGGTAACCGACACGGCGAAGCTTGAGTTGAGCTATAAAAAAGCCGGGACGTTTTGGCAGGACATGGAAACCTTGGGATTGTGGAATGCGTTGAAGTTCAGCAATCCGCAAGCGGCCAAGGAATGTGTGGATAAGATTTTTGCCAACGAAGGCCGTCTGAACATCACACTTGAAACCGTGTACGGCCATGCCGTGAAGAAATTGGTGTTGCCGCAAGGTGAGAACGTGGTGCAGTTTTTCCCGAAACGGCAGGGCTAG
- the asd gene encoding aspartate-semialdehyde dehydrogenase, giving the protein MKVGFIGWRGMVGSVLMQRMKEENDFAHIPEAFFFTTSNVGGAAPDFGQAAKTLLDANDVAELAKMDIIVTCQGGDYTKSVFQPLRDSGWNGYWVDAASSLRMKDDAIIVLDPVNRNVIDNGLENGVKNYIGGNCTVSLMLMALGGLFQNDLVEWATSMTYQAASGAGAKNMRELISGMGAIHAQVADELADPSSAILDIDRKVSDFLRSEDYPKANFGVPLAGSLIPWIDVDLGNGQSKEEWKGGVETNKILGRNDNPTVIDGLCVRIGSMRCHSQAITLKLKKDLPVSEIEAILAGANDWVKVIPNEKEASIHELTPAKVTGTLSVPVGRIRKLEMGGEYISAFTVGDQLLWGAAEPLRRVLRIILGSL; this is encoded by the coding sequence ATGAAAGTAGGTTTCATCGGCTGGCGCGGTATGGTCGGCTCTGTTTTGATGCAGCGTATGAAAGAAGAAAACGACTTCGCCCACATTCCCGAAGCGTTTTTCTTTACCACTTCCAACGTCGGCGGCGCTGCCCCTGATTTCGGTCAGGCGGCCAAAACATTGTTGGATGCCAACGATGTTGCCGAATTGGCAAAAATGGACATTATCGTTACCTGCCAAGGCGGCGATTACACCAAATCCGTGTTTCAACCCCTGCGCGACAGCGGCTGGAACGGCTACTGGGTTGATGCGGCTTCTTCCCTGCGCATGAAAGACGACGCGATTATCGTCCTCGACCCGGTCAACCGCAACGTCATCGACAACGGCCTCGAAAACGGCGTGAAAAACTACATCGGCGGCAACTGTACCGTTTCCCTGATGCTGATGGCTTTGGGCGGCCTGTTCCAAAACGATTTGGTCGAATGGGCAACCAGCATGACCTACCAAGCCGCTTCCGGCGCGGGTGCGAAAAACATGCGCGAACTCATCAGCGGTATGGGCGCGATTCACGCCCAAGTAGCGGACGAGCTTGCCGATCCTTCCAGTGCGATTCTCGACATCGACCGCAAAGTGTCCGATTTCCTGCGCAGCGAAGACTATCCGAAAGCCAACTTCGGCGTACCGCTCGCCGGCAGCCTGATTCCGTGGATTGACGTGGATTTGGGCAACGGCCAGTCCAAAGAAGAATGGAAAGGCGGCGTGGAAACCAACAAAATCCTCGGCCGCAACGACAATCCGACCGTAATCGACGGCTTGTGCGTGCGCATCGGCTCTATGCGCTGCCACAGCCAAGCCATTACCCTGAAGCTGAAAAAAGACCTGCCTGTTTCTGAAATCGAAGCCATCTTGGCAGGTGCAAACGACTGGGTGAAAGTCATCCCCAACGAAAAAGAAGCCAGCATCCACGAGCTGACGCCTGCTAAAGTTACCGGCACGCTGTCTGTTCCTGTCGGCCGTATCCGCAAACTGGAAATGGGTGGCGAATACATCAGCGCGTTCACTGTCGGCGACCAACTCTTGTGGGGCGCTGCCGAGCCGTTGCGCCGCGTATTGCGCATTATCTTGGGCAGCCTGTAA
- the ruvA gene encoding Holliday junction branch migration protein RuvA — protein MISRLTGKLIEKNPPQVVIDVNGVGYEADVSMQTFYNLPSVGETVHLYTQLVIREDAHLLFGFASAEERATFRQLVKVSGIGAKTALGILSAMNADELAQAVAEEDVKRLSSAPGIGKKTAERMVLELRGKLISHTVSDGLFAPDAVADKSQDIINTLLALGYNEREAKAATKGIPKGTEVGEGVRLALKNLLK, from the coding sequence ATGATCAGCAGGCTCACAGGCAAATTGATTGAGAAAAATCCGCCGCAGGTCGTTATCGACGTCAACGGCGTCGGTTATGAAGCCGACGTTTCCATGCAGACTTTCTACAACCTGCCTTCCGTTGGCGAAACCGTCCATCTCTACACCCAGCTTGTCATCCGCGAAGACGCGCATTTGCTGTTTGGTTTCGCCTCGGCCGAGGAACGCGCCACCTTCCGCCAACTGGTCAAAGTCAGCGGCATCGGTGCCAAAACTGCATTGGGCATTTTGTCGGCCATGAATGCCGACGAGCTGGCGCAAGCCGTCGCCGAAGAAGACGTCAAACGCCTCTCCTCCGCCCCCGGCATCGGCAAAAAAACCGCCGAACGCATGGTGTTGGAACTGCGCGGCAAACTCATATCCCATACCGTTTCAGACGGCCTGTTTGCCCCTGATGCCGTTGCCGACAAAAGCCAAGACATCATCAACACCCTGCTTGCCCTCGGCTACAACGAGCGCGAAGCCAAAGCCGCCACCAAAGGCATTCCCAAAGGCACGGAAGTCGGCGAAGGCGTGCGCCTGGCCTTGAAAAACCTGCTCAAATAA
- a CDS encoding septal ring lytic transglycosylase RlpA family protein: protein MTFTKKTLLSLAAATIGVLSINAAVADSVVRVEKLHPSANRSYKVAGKRYTSLTQVSSFSQTGKASWYGNQFHGRKTSSGERYNMNALSAAHKTLPIPSYARVTNMQNGKSVIVRVNDRGPFHGNRVIDVSRAAAQQLGFINQGTANVKVEQIIPGQTAAQTIVSPNNKEFFVDLKSFGTQREAQAYLNQAAQSLPSDSKVMLEKRNYEYVVKMGPFSSQERAAEAGERARHLNLASAI, encoded by the coding sequence TTGACTTTTACCAAAAAAACCCTCCTTTCCTTAGCCGCCGCCACCATCGGCGTCCTTTCCATCAATGCCGCCGTTGCCGACAGCGTGGTCCGAGTCGAAAAACTGCATCCTTCTGCCAACCGCAGTTATAAAGTTGCCGGCAAACGCTACACGTCGCTGACTCAAGTTTCCTCTTTCAGCCAAACCGGCAAAGCCTCATGGTACGGCAACCAATTCCACGGCCGTAAAACTTCCAGCGGCGAGCGTTACAATATGAACGCCCTCTCCGCCGCCCACAAAACCCTCCCTATTCCCAGCTACGCACGCGTGACCAATATGCAAAACGGCAAAAGCGTCATCGTCCGTGTCAACGACCGCGGCCCTTTCCACGGCAACCGCGTCATCGATGTTTCCCGCGCCGCCGCCCAACAATTGGGTTTCATCAACCAAGGCACGGCCAACGTTAAAGTTGAACAAATCATCCCCGGCCAAACCGCCGCTCAAACCATTGTTTCCCCAAACAACAAAGAATTTTTTGTTGATTTGAAATCCTTCGGTACCCAACGCGAAGCGCAGGCTTATCTGAACCAAGCCGCACAAAGCCTGCCGTCAGACAGCAAAGTCATGCTGGAAAAACGCAACTACGAATACGTTGTCAAAATGGGTCCGTTCAGCAGCCAAGAACGTGCCGCCGAAGCAGGCGAACGTGCCCGTCATCTGAATCTGGCATCCGCCATCTGA
- the bioH gene encoding pimeloyl-ACP methyl ester esterase BioH: MPHSAKKVYLIHGWAANRHVFDDLIPRLPAGWDVRALDLPGHGDAPFAEPFDIAAVAEAFAGQIDTPAHILGWSLGGLVALYLTALYPDKIRSLCLTASFARLTADTDYPEGLAQPALGKMVGAFQQDYAKHIKQFLQLQLLHTPHSSEILNRVLPDLAHCGTPSALQAALEAVNHADARPLLSLIQTPSLLVFGQKDAITPPRMGEYLHRHLSNSELVLIDKAAHAPFLSHADEFAEIYRNFVEKAV; this comes from the coding sequence ATGCCACACTCCGCCAAAAAAGTTTATCTGATACACGGTTGGGCGGCGAACCGCCATGTATTCGACGATTTGATACCGCGCCTGCCTGCCGGTTGGGACGTCCGCGCGCTTGATTTGCCCGGACACGGCGATGCGCCTTTTGCCGAGCCGTTTGATATTGCCGCCGTTGCCGAAGCCTTCGCCGGACAAATCGACACGCCGGCACACATTCTCGGCTGGTCGCTGGGCGGACTGGTTGCCCTGTATCTGACCGCGCTTTATCCCGACAAAATCCGATCGCTCTGCCTGACGGCAAGTTTTGCCCGACTGACTGCCGACACGGATTATCCCGAAGGCTTGGCGCAACCTGCCTTGGGCAAGATGGTCGGCGCATTTCAGCAGGATTATGCCAAACATATTAAACAGTTTCTACAACTGCAACTGCTGCACACGCCGCATTCAAGCGAAATCTTAAACCGGGTGCTGCCCGATTTGGCGCACTGCGGCACGCCTTCCGCCTTACAGGCCGCGCTTGAAGCGGTCAACCATGCCGATGCGCGTCCGCTGTTGTCGCTGATTCAAACGCCGTCATTGCTGGTGTTTGGACAGAAAGACGCCATCACGCCGCCGCGCATGGGTGAATATTTACACCGCCATTTGAGCAACAGCGAGCTGGTCCTTATCGACAAAGCCGCACACGCGCCCTTTTTAAGCCATGCCGACGAGTTTGCCGAAATTTACCGCAATTTTGTCGAAAAGGCCGTCTGA
- a CDS encoding FKBP-type peptidyl-prolyl cis-trans isomerase → MMSLIIEDLQEGHGKEAVKGKEITVHYTGWLEDGTKFDSSLDRRQPLTITLGVGQVIKGWDEGFGGMKEGGKRKLTIPSEMGYGAHGAGGVIPPHATLIFEVELLKVYE, encoded by the coding sequence ATCATGAGCCTGATTATTGAAGACTTGCAAGAAGGCCACGGCAAAGAAGCCGTCAAAGGCAAAGAAATCACCGTACATTACACCGGCTGGTTGGAAGACGGTACCAAATTCGACTCCAGCCTCGACCGCCGTCAACCGCTGACCATCACTCTGGGCGTCGGCCAAGTGATTAAAGGTTGGGACGAAGGCTTCGGCGGCATGAAAGAAGGCGGCAAACGCAAGCTGACCATTCCTTCCGAAATGGGCTACGGCGCACACGGTGCCGGCGGCGTGATTCCTCCGCACGCAACCTTGATTTTTGAAGTCGAGCTGCTGAAAGTGTACGAATAA
- a CDS encoding factor H-binding protein, which produces MRTLRISALTASLSLMLAACGGATSGLSNAVTEPLNPHPKGVLSVELNESVPENGTLDLTANGKTQTLQKGDKLDTGFLKTDKVSSYDYAQKIKVNGQVITLETGDFQVYKQNYSSVAARYAKQKADDAGKLQNLDTYTFTVGEVQGDETAYSNLPKQGSYQYSGIAFNGDDRSGRLKYTVDFDKKQGYGNISSMASHNNVNLLAAGIANNNGKAAISGKTSLNGVENGRYDLKLFGPQAEEIAGKAQIKIGDSTKEIGLAGKKE; this is translated from the coding sequence ATGAGAACCCTCCGCATTTCTGCTTTGACGGCTTCCCTGTCTTTGATGTTGGCTGCCTGCGGCGGCGCAACAAGCGGCTTGTCAAATGCCGTTACCGAGCCGCTCAATCCGCATCCGAAAGGCGTGTTGTCCGTTGAATTGAACGAATCCGTCCCTGAAAACGGTACGTTGGACCTGACAGCCAACGGTAAAACGCAAACCCTGCAAAAAGGTGACAAACTCGATACCGGCTTTTTGAAAACCGATAAAGTATCCTCTTACGACTACGCCCAAAAAATCAAGGTAAACGGCCAAGTCATCACTTTGGAAACAGGCGACTTCCAAGTGTATAAACAAAATTATTCCTCTGTTGCCGCGCGTTACGCCAAACAAAAAGCCGATGACGCAGGCAAGCTGCAAAACCTCGATACATACACATTTACCGTCGGCGAAGTCCAAGGCGATGAAACAGCGTATAGCAATTTGCCCAAACAAGGCAGCTATCAGTATTCGGGTATCGCGTTTAACGGCGACGACCGCAGCGGCCGTCTGAAATACACCGTCGATTTCGATAAAAAACAAGGTTACGGCAACATCAGCAGCATGGCTTCCCACAATAATGTCAACCTGCTTGCCGCAGGCATTGCCAATAACAACGGCAAAGCCGCCATCAGCGGTAAAACCAGTTTGAACGGTGTCGAAAACGGCCGTTACGATTTGAAACTCTTCGGTCCGCAGGCTGAAGAAATTGCCGGTAAGGCGCAAATCAAAATTGGCGATTCCACCAAAGAAATCGGTTTGGCCGGTAAGAAAGAATAG
- a CDS encoding ComF family protein has product MNVLSWWRNLKRLNARRCVLCHDSVSDGLCRGCANDLTEYFIDAAQSCPLCFRHVTGGAVCGGCQKKPPAFDRMWASLYYEPPVSSMIRELKHLADLGMSRPLADLMCQNAPGWLAAEHFDFVLPMPLSKERRLKRGFNQSEALTDILAKRYGWTLLPRHAVFRRHGEPQSTLKSDERRRNIKNAFKIKAELPKACNILLIDDVFTTGSTLDELAKTLKKSGAGKIFCWSLARPPMKK; this is encoded by the coding sequence ATGAATGTTCTTTCTTGGTGGCGCAATTTGAAACGGCTCAATGCGCGACGTTGCGTATTATGCCACGATTCCGTTTCAGACGGCCTTTGCCGAGGCTGCGCAAACGATTTGACGGAATATTTTATCGACGCGGCACAAAGCTGTCCTTTGTGTTTCCGCCATGTCACGGGCGGGGCGGTATGCGGCGGTTGTCAGAAAAAGCCGCCCGCATTTGATAGAATGTGGGCCTCGCTGTATTACGAACCGCCCGTCAGCAGCATGATACGCGAGCTGAAACACTTGGCCGACTTGGGCATGAGCCGTCCGTTGGCGGATTTGATGTGCCAAAACGCACCCGGCTGGCTGGCGGCGGAACACTTCGATTTCGTCCTGCCCATGCCTTTGAGCAAAGAGCGGCGGCTCAAGCGCGGATTCAACCAAAGCGAGGCGTTGACGGATATTTTGGCAAAACGCTACGGCTGGACGCTGCTGCCGCGCCACGCAGTTTTCAGACGGCATGGCGAGCCGCAAAGTACGCTGAAAAGCGACGAACGTCGGCGAAATATCAAGAATGCATTTAAAATCAAAGCCGAATTGCCGAAGGCGTGTAATATTCTGTTAATTGACGATGTCTTCACCACCGGCTCGACTTTGGACGAATTGGCGAAAACGCTGAAAAAATCAGGCGCAGGTAAGATTTTTTGCTGGAGTTTGGCGCGTCCGCCAATGAAAAAATAG
- a CDS encoding GNAT family N-acetyltransferase, whose amino-acid sequence MNICRLKPEFVEPLSLALFEEWHDFAPWSSLDKIRAYYAQCLDGDDLPLAFAAVDKEGRLMGSAALKRFDMACFPEYEYWLGDVFVLPQFRGLGVGRQLVSFCLDKARKLGLPHLFLYTPDVQAVYEKFGWKEITQTWHNGETVSVMKLDL is encoded by the coding sequence ATGAACATATGCCGTCTGAAGCCTGAATTTGTCGAGCCTTTATCCCTCGCTCTGTTTGAGGAATGGCACGATTTTGCGCCGTGGTCGTCTCTGGACAAAATCCGTGCGTATTACGCGCAGTGCCTCGATGGGGATGACTTGCCGCTGGCGTTTGCGGCTGTGGATAAGGAAGGGCGGCTGATGGGTTCGGCGGCATTGAAGCGGTTTGATATGGCGTGTTTTCCCGAATACGAATATTGGCTGGGCGATGTGTTCGTTTTGCCGCAGTTTCGAGGTTTGGGCGTAGGCAGGCAGCTGGTCTCGTTTTGTCTGGATAAAGCACGCAAACTGGGTTTGCCGCATCTGTTTCTCTATACGCCGGATGTGCAGGCCGTGTATGAAAAGTTCGGCTGGAAAGAAATCACCCAGACTTGGCACAACGGGGAAACCGTATCCGTCATGAAATTGGATTTATAG
- a CDS encoding dihydrofolate reductase, translating to MPKITLIAAYAARRCIGINNTMPWHLPEDFAFFKSYTTGKPVIMGRKTWESLPRKPLPGRQNIVITRQAYQAEGAQTAASLEDALALCQGVEEVIIMGGAQIYAQALPIATDLRLTEVGLDVDGDAFFPEFSTETWQEASRENHVSAKGIEYAFVHYVKA from the coding sequence ATGCCGAAAATCACCCTTATCGCCGCCTACGCCGCCCGCCGCTGTATCGGCATCAACAACACCATGCCTTGGCATTTGCCCGAAGATTTTGCCTTTTTCAAATCATACACCACCGGCAAACCCGTCATTATGGGCCGCAAAACATGGGAATCGCTGCCGCGCAAACCGCTGCCCGGCCGTCAAAATATCGTCATCACCCGCCAAGCTTATCAGGCCGAAGGCGCGCAAACGGCGGCTTCTTTGGAAGATGCACTGGCTTTGTGTCAGGGGGTTGAAGAAGTCATCATCATGGGCGGTGCGCAAATTTATGCACAAGCCCTGCCGATTGCCACAGATTTGCGCTTGACCGAAGTCGGTTTGGATGTGGACGGCGATGCGTTTTTTCCTGAGTTTTCCACAGAAACATGGCAAGAAGCCTCTCGGGAAAACCATGTTTCCGCCAAAGGCATCGAATACGCGTTTGTGCATTATGTGAAGGCATAA
- the mltA gene encoding murein transglycosylase A, whose amino-acid sequence MKKHLYRITLVSIAVAILAACPSKSIKNLPETDTSIIKGPDRPTGTPDPVGTTVSGGGANYTVVSYNELPHWDLQHFTKSLQSFRLGCEKLKNRQGWQDVCIQAMQTPAHHFQAKHFFERYFTAWRVDNGGNPAGTITGYYEPVLHGDDKPTSQSRFPIYGIPNDFVSVPLAANLRGSKATVRIRQTGQNSGVIDNSGTYTADLSRFPITARSTALKGRFEGSRFVPYYTRSQINGGALNGKAPILGYADDPVELFFMHIQGSGRLKTPSGKYIRVGFADKNEHPYVSIGRYMADKGYLPLGQTSMQGIKAYMKQNPGRLAEVLGQNPSYVFFRELTGSGDSGPVGALGTPLMGEYAGAIDRHYITLGAPLFVATAHPITKKALNRLIMAQDTGSAIKGAVRVDYFWGYGDEAGEVAGKMKTTGYVWQLLPNGMKPEYRP is encoded by the coding sequence ATGAAAAAACATTTGTACCGCATCACGCTCGTCAGCATTGCCGTGGCCATTCTTGCCGCCTGTCCGAGCAAAAGCATTAAAAACCTTCCCGAAACCGACACCAGCATTATCAAAGGCCCCGACCGCCCCACCGGTACGCCCGATCCCGTCGGGACGACAGTGAGCGGGGGAGGAGCAAACTACACCGTAGTTTCCTACAACGAATTGCCGCACTGGGACCTCCAACACTTTACCAAAAGCCTGCAATCTTTCCGCTTAGGCTGTGAAAAACTCAAAAACCGCCAAGGCTGGCAGGACGTTTGTATCCAAGCCATGCAAACGCCGGCGCACCATTTCCAAGCCAAGCACTTTTTCGAGCGCTATTTCACCGCATGGCGCGTTGACAATGGCGGCAATCCTGCCGGCACCATTACCGGCTATTACGAACCGGTCCTGCACGGCGACGACAAGCCCACAAGCCAATCCCGTTTCCCTATTTACGGCATTCCGAACGATTTTGTTTCCGTTCCGTTGGCTGCAAACTTGAGAGGCAGTAAAGCCACCGTCCGCATCCGCCAAACCGGCCAAAACAGCGGCGTCATCGACAATAGCGGCACATACACGGCCGATTTGTCCAGATTCCCGATTACAGCACGCAGCACTGCGCTGAAAGGCCGTTTTGAAGGCAGCCGTTTTGTCCCTTACTACACCCGCAGCCAAATCAACGGCGGCGCACTTAACGGCAAAGCGCCGATTTTGGGTTACGCAGATGATCCGGTCGAACTTTTCTTTATGCACATTCAAGGTTCAGGCCGTCTGAAAACACCATCCGGCAAATACATCCGCGTCGGATTTGCCGATAAAAACGAACATCCGTATGTTTCCATCGGCCGCTATATGGCGGACAAAGGCTATCTGCCGCTGGGTCAGACCAGCATGCAGGGCATCAAGGCCTATATGAAGCAAAACCCCGGCCGCCTTGCCGAAGTTTTGGGGCAAAACCCAAGCTACGTTTTCTTCCGCGAGCTGACCGGCAGCGGCGATTCCGGCCCGGTGGGCGCATTGGGTACGCCGTTGATGGGCGAATACGCCGGTGCCATCGACCGCCACTACATCACGCTTGGCGCACCGTTATTTGTCGCCACTGCCCATCCGATCACCAAAAAAGCCCTCAACCGTCTGATTATGGCGCAAGATACCGGCAGCGCGATCAAAGGCGCGGTCCGTGTGGATTATTTCTGGGGTTATGGCGACGAAGCAGGCGAAGTGGCCGGCAAAATGAAAACCACCGGCTATGTATGGCAGCTTTTGCCCAACGGCATGAAACCGGAATACCGTCCATAA
- the trmL gene encoding tRNA (uridine(34)/cytosine(34)/5-carboxymethylaminomethyluridine(34)-2'-O)-methyltransferase TrmL, translating into MFTIVLYQPEIPPNTGNIIRLCANTGADLHLVKPLGFPLDSSKMKRAGLDYHEFAKLTVHENFEDCLKALEGRRIFALTTKGSTRPDEVSFREGDVLLFGPETRGLPAEILDSLPAGQKIRLPMMPGSRSMNLSNTVAVILFEAWRQNGFVGGV; encoded by the coding sequence ATGTTTACCATAGTTTTGTACCAACCCGAAATCCCGCCTAATACGGGCAATATCATCCGCCTGTGCGCCAATACCGGTGCAGATTTGCACTTGGTCAAGCCGCTTGGTTTCCCTCTGGATTCGTCCAAAATGAAACGCGCGGGTTTGGATTATCACGAGTTTGCCAAACTGACGGTACATGAGAATTTCGAAGACTGCCTCAAGGCACTCGAAGGCCGCCGCATTTTCGCGCTGACCACCAAAGGCTCTACCCGCCCCGACGAAGTTTCCTTCCGCGAAGGCGACGTGTTGCTGTTTGGTCCCGAAACGCGCGGCCTGCCTGCCGAAATTCTCGACAGCCTGCCTGCCGGACAAAAAATCCGCCTGCCGATGATGCCCGGCAGCAGGAGCATGAATCTTTCCAATACTGTCGCCGTGATTTTATTTGAAGCATGGCGGCAAAACGGTTTTGTCGGCGGCGTATAA